Within Equus quagga isolate Etosha38 unplaced genomic scaffold, UCLA_HA_Equagga_1.0 141399_RagTag, whole genome shotgun sequence, the genomic segment ACGACGTGATTCAGGCCAAGAAAGCCTACGAACTGCAGAGCGATGTGCGTATATTATCACCAGACTCTTGGGGAGATGCGTGTCTGTGTTTAATCACAGGGTATTCCCTAGAGgcataaattaaaaagcaaacttgaCAGAACCTAACacattttgtacatttcattggaggaaagtttttctgaatattttctatcttatAGAGGTTTCTTCTTATCTGACAAGGCCTTACTCATCAAGATGAAAATCACTCTCTTATTCTGTGTAATTAGGTAGAGAATTTCAGTCCCAGTTGTTGTGATTCATTACATTTGTGTGATGAGATATCTAAATTTCAGAAACAGATATTCTGTGTAAGGAAATATTGGATTTCAAGTTTATCTGATACATATAGGCAAAATTcgtatatgcaaatatatttttatacttagaGAGGTATACATAGATATaggtatgtatttttttcactatacATACTTTTGAGGACCTTTTTCTCCCGAATTCCTATAGATATTATTACCAGTGGTACATAAAAGGCAGATTTCAAATGGTGAGCCCAGAAGCTCAATCCTGtatgaaaacaaaattgtgtCCCATTGCTGTCTGTCATTTCACAAGTACCACTTTCAGCCCTGCTCCAATTCGCGTAGGATACTATGAACTTCTCCCAGAGATGTCaacattaaatattaacatttaatgttGATCCTTGAGTTTCATGCAATTGCCCACCCAACTGATTTAAATAGAGGTAGTGTGTGGTTTGCTAGCATCTTGCCCAAGGGGGCAGATTTGACCTTTCCACACTCTGTGGTCCTCTTCCTCATGTAGAACGTGTACAAAGCAGACCTGGAATGGTTGAAGGGTATTGGATGGTTGCCAGAGGGTTCGGTGGAAGTGATGAGAGTGAAGAATGCCCAGAATCTCCTGAATGAAAGGTTGTATCGTATAAGGCCTGAGGCCCTCAAATTCACCAGCATTGTTGACACCCCTGAAGTCATCCTGGCAAAGACCAATGCTCTACAGATCAGTGAGGTAAGCCGAGTTGATGTTATATTCAGACAAATGGAAGAAGCCTCCACAAAAATTCTAATTGTGAGCTTTAAACTGCTAATACCAGCGGTAGAATCTTACATGCATGTATCCAGATAGATTTCATATAGTCAGTCAGTTAACAGGATACACATTTTGTTTGCTTAGATAATTCTTTGGTCACTATAATTGTGGTAGCATCTTCATGTTCCACAGACTCTGATGACACTTTGAACACATTATGAGATCTTGACTGTAATACAGGTCCACAAGTGTGATCCCGTGATCACAAAATTGCCAGCTCCTAATTGCTATTTAATCATGACATAAGTTGAAAAGTCCAAGGCAGCCTCGATATTTTTCATTATGATAGTTATTTGGGCCAAGAAAAGTCGGACTTGATCAGCAATGTGGATGGTCATAGATACCTGCACTGTGGGCTTACCTGCCAGATAATCACAtgtgaataaatggaaaatgatcATTTTACTACCATGTTTCTGACTCattttacatgtatattataTCACACATGAATGTATTCTTCTTGTTGAAGTCACTATAGGAAACTGCTAAATAAAACACTAATGAAAACTAAATATGATCTACATTTATATCTGAAAACATCCAAAGAGAACATTTAATTGAACCTATCATTTTATGTATGTAGTCTCAGACTTATTTACTAATcatctatttctcatttttatcagCCATTGTATCGCGATGCCTGGGACAAAGAGAAGGCTAATGTGAATGTGCCAGCCGACACTCCCCTGATGCTGCAGTCCAAAATCAACGCCATGCAGATCAGCAACGTAAGGAACCGAACATCCACTCACTTTACAGTGTGCTCTGCCTAAGGGAACCTTTCGTGGATACACTCCAGAATTTAGCAAGACATTTCCCTaccattccttttatttctagtctttAAGCTAAGGATAAGTgccgtgtatgtgtgtgtgtgtgtgtgtgtgtgtgtgtgtatttgtgcaaGAGTGTGTTTATAATATAAAGATGAGTGTTGTTATCTTTGTTGGAAGGAAAAGTGCAGTGGTGTCGCCCAAAATACAACATAAAAGCATACATAGGCGTGtttagtaatatttatttctctttttcgtGGCccatcattgatttttttccctatagcaccaaataatatatattttttctcattttcacatgatttacttctttaaaaaaagttcctGGGAGATAAGTCTCCTAAATGTCATAAAAAATTGACTGGAATTTAAGTTCGATATGAAACCAGCCTGTTTTATAAATCTTAAGGGGAGATTAATTTTCAGTATAACTGTTAACATGTATTCTTGAACCCATCAATAACACTGACTCAGTAGTTCCCTCTTCAGATTGACTGTGACATTGCAATCTCCATTTGCAGAAACAATATCAGCAAGCTTGGGAAGACGTCAAGATGACAGGTTATGACCTGCGGGCAGATGCCATCGGGTTCCAGCATGCCAAGGCTTCCAGGGACATTGCCAGTGATGTAAGAGCTCCTCCTTGCCCAGCCTTAACAAGCACTAACTAGGAGACACACAGGGAGTTAATAATGTACAAATCTTTAACTCAATTCCCCAGAAATTACATTTAAGTAGAATGGAAGTCATTGTTATCAGTGTCTTGTTTTAAAATCCCAAATTCGAGAAGAACTTTTATAACAATTTGATGACCCTCTTGCATCTCTGCTTGGTTCAGCTCTTCTTATGTTTAAGCAcagattttgattttcttttcagtatctTCTGTATCAGCTGGATACAAGCCCTTGCAGAGATTCACTGGGTACAAAGAATTCTGCTGTTTCTTGAAGTGCAGCATGCATAGGTGGTTCTGTGATAATTTTGGGCAGTACGTGATcaagcacttttaaaaatagttatgtttgttttaatgtgtgttagaaaaatactgattttttccatttaaattggactttaaatttaaaacaagtttacactttaaaaatacatttatttgaacaAGGAATCAAGTAGACTTAGAAAAGAGTGAGGTAGAGATGGTACTTGTTTGTGAAAAAACATGTGAGTAAACATTGGGAAACACTGGACAATCCTATGTTATCGGGTAATCCAAAAGCACGGTTCTTGCCTTAGAGGTGCTCACAATATGTTCAGGCATATCGACATAGAAGACAAACCAATGTGTCAAGAAGTACAGGACGTATAGTATGGATTGAAAGAAAGATAGTGCCCAAAAAACGTAATCTAAGAGAAGGAGAGTTATTTTGAGCAGGCTGTCTAGAAAAACTGAGTTTGGAAAAATAACTTTACTTTCTTCCATTCACATCCACCAGTATCTATACAAAACTACTTATGAGAAGCAGAAAGGCCATTATATTGGACTTCCCAGTGCCAAGGAAGACCCGAAACTGGTTTGGGCGGCAAATGTGATGAAGATGCAGAATGACAGGCTGTACAAAAAGGTCTACAATGACCACAAGGCCAAGATCTCCATCCCGGTGGACATGGTGTCCATCACAGCTGCCAAGGAAGGCCAGGAGTTAGCAAGCAATGTGGACTATCGCCAGTACCTGCACCACTGGTCTTGCTTCCCCGACCAGAATGACGTGATCCAAGCCAGGAAAGCCTACGACCTGCAGAGTGATGTAAGTGTGTGGTAGCATGGGGAGCACCAGTGAAGGGGTGAGCTATTCCCCAGGAAGGAAGCCTTCCACAGCTTTGCCTGGTCACTCCTTCCTGTGCTCGGGAAAACTCAGCTCTCCCTACAGAAGCACTTCCCTTCAGAATCATACCAAGTTTGTTAACTGCCTACCCTACTGCTGGGTTTCTTCagaaagtttcattttcattgttaacGGTGCTACCATGATTTTTCTGTAGATTTGTTAACATGTGAAGTGTTTGTGGTTTATTAAATACAAGAACATCCATGGTCCTTTAACTGAAGAAAGACAGGGTTGTCTTCTTTGAAATCAATTTCAAAGGTTAGCAGAATGCTCCAAACTCACTAGTTTCCCTTAACTTGGTGTTCTTCACAACATGGTGTTTCACTGACTTACCTGAAGTATTTTTAGATTTACTCATATTTTCTGCTCATTTGATCTTTTGAGATGATGGATTCCATCAGGATATTTATTTCTTGTGTAGAATGAATACCCTCTTTTGATTATCTGAAATTGGTTCCCTTAAGCTTTAAGAAATACATCTCATAATAAATGAGTTTTCTATAGGAAAGAATATCCATCAATTGAAATGAGTTGCCAACTGGTGAATTTAGGCCAATTTCCAGAGAAATGTAGTCTCTTCATTAATCTGAACCACGTTAGTGTAGTAAGCACTGTATATCAACCAACTTcttaaagaatgaggaagagaaactttaaaatctGTATATAATCCTCTTTGAGAATCCCTTCTTCTGAATTTTGAGTATCCATCATATTTTACACACTAAAACATATAATATCATTCTTTAAGGTAgaagttttcttatatttttcactCCTATACTAACTTTTTAGCCTCATGTTTGTATACTGTTAACTAGCTACTAAAATACCATTTCTGAAGAACACAAAGTTTTTTGTTGAAATTAATAACTGGTGTTTAACATAGACCAATTTTTTCTGGTTAACTACTTACCTACATCTGGAAGGGAAAACAGGTTTAGATAACCAAGAAAATACAAATCCCAATTCAAAGGGACATGctatcttgaaaaaagaaaacccaatttaGATCAAAACTGTGGAATTAGggattgaattctttttttctttctttctttctctctttttttttttgtgctgaggaagattcactgtgagctaacatctgtgccaatgctcctctattttgtatgtgggtcactgctacagcatggtcACTGccaagcagtgtaggtctgcacccaagacccgaacccaggctgctgaaacgtagcacactaaacttaaccactgggccacaagACCAGCCCCAGAATTAAATTCTGAACTGTgcttttcaaaatacttattaaacatgCCACGTGCTAGGCATTGGGCTTAGCGCTAAAGAGATCATggtgaataaagaagaaacaagaataagTTCCTGACTTTAGGGAGTTCACATTGATAAGTAAGAAAATAACTAGAGAATATCAGTAAAAAATGAGATGGCTGAGGAAGAACGATCCTTGGCTCTATGAAAAAGAGAGTTGGGGAAAGCTTGTCTGAGGAAGTGCTGATTTAGTGGGGATGTGGAGGGACAGCAGGAGTTGTCTTCACGAGGAGGACACAACAGGCATTCCTGCAGAATGAGCAACGTAGGCCAAGGGGGCTGTTTGTAGACCACAaactgaaagaaggccagtgtgctCAGAATGCACAGGTCAAGGGGAAGCACGCACGAGAGGAGACTGGAAGAACAGGTAGAGACTGATGCTAAACCATCAACGCCTTCTAGTCCACGTTAAGATTTTGATCTTTATCCCAAGACCAAGGGGAAACCATGGGATGAGGGAATGTTGTGACATCAGATTTGAACTGTGAATTTTGTGAAGATCATTCAGGCTGCTATGTCAAGAACTTACTGGAGAGCCCATTGTTATTCCTTTAAAAGTCCTCTTTGGCTAGTATGATGATTATGTAAATGCTATCCAAATTTCTTCCCAAAGAGAGAGTTAGCTTTTTAGAATGTTCACCGGTGCCCCAAAGCAGACCCTCTACCACAGAAAACATAGCAGACAAAACACTGCTGTGCACACGAGGGATTGTGTTTGTAAGGCCATGCTCaggttttattattgtttgtggaagataaaatatAGCATAAAACTTCTTCCTTACTTTACCACAATTAGAAAAAGATCCCTCTACTTCTACCTAACTTTGCCCTCTTCCCCAGGCTATCTACAAGGCTGACTTGGAGTGGTTGCGTGGCATCGGCTGGATGCCTGAAGGGTCTCCCGAGATACTGAGAGTCAGAAATGCCCAGAAGATCTTCCTAGACAGTATCTATCGGACACCTGTGGTGAAACTCAAGTACTCAAGTATCGTTGACACTCCTGAAGTTGTCCTTGCTAAAGCAAATGCTGAAAATATTAGTATTGTAAGTCACTTTCCcccctattttaaaattaagttagtgttataaataaatgataaattattaacCTACTGATCTATTTGTCAGATAGTAATGATGATAGGAAGAATTTTAATAAGCAATGTTGGCAGGGTTGTTTTATTGTTGCTtattgattttaaacaaaaactcaaaGAACTAGTAAAAAGTATTAATAGAGGTATATCAAATTTAAGTAACTCAcgtgaaaagattttaaaagtttttgtcttcATATGAAAAGATTTTGAATCAGAAAGGGTGAAAGTTGTGCATTAGAACTAGACAAATTACAAATTATGaggtaattttgttgtttttcttctcatagcCAAAGTACAGAGAAGTTTGGGACAGGGATAAAACTTCGATCCACATAATGCCAGATACTCCAGAAATTAATCTTGCTAAAGTCAATGCTGTTAACGTGAGCAAGGTAAGTACCACAACCAACTGCCATTTTGTTTGGAAAGCCACCCAACTGGTGCTCTGATATCACCAAGGAACTCTTCATAGCCAAGGCAGAGAAGATTGACTGAATGAGGGTGGGCAAGACTGCTTACCATCAGCCCTTGACCAGGAGTGAGGAGAGGAGCAGATCCCTGGCTCTGAGTCACTGGGTAGGGCCACTTATTGGTGAGCCAATGTCAACACtacagaagggagaagggaataAGGACAAGAAGGATGAAAGAGGAATGAATAGATACTCaaacaagaaagagaatgaatgacaAATTCAGATGAACTCAAAATAATTACGAGAATTCTTCGCAAAACTTTATACCGATGAATTTAAAACCTGGATCTATAGGGGAATTTCTAGGAAGttataaattaccaaaattgaccccagaaaaagaagaaattaagggGGTTATTAAAGACTTTCCTTCCCCTCTCAAATGCCAGGGTCACCCAGATGATGTCATGGGAGAATTCTTTCAGAACTTCAAGAGATAAACAAACTACCCTAGAGCCCAGTGAAAGAAGGAAAGCCATCACGATTACCAAAACTTGTCAAGGACAGTTCCAGAAATGAAACCTGGAGACCAATAATCATGGGGaaaatcttaaacaaaacataaacacaTGAAATTCAGTAGTATGTGGATATGCTACAATACAAACAACTAGGGTCATCCAGCAGTGCCAAGAGGGTTCCATATTCAGAAACCCGACAATGTAATaggacaaagagaagaatgacAGGCTCATTTTGTTAGGTTTAAAAGGTGTGTGACAAAATCCAATATGcgttcttctttttttgaaaatgaaatcttaTCAGAGTGAGAATAAATGAGTATTTTCTCGACATGACtaaaagaataaatctcaaatcAAAGGCCAGTCTCATGCTCAGTAAGTAACCTTCTCATTCAAGtcaggaataaaacaaggatgcccactaacATCACCATTGTTTAACAGTTTCTGGAAGTACTAAGTGGGTAAGCTTCTCATTGAAGCCAAAATAATTACCAAGTAAGAATAAGAGACAAATATTGGAAAGCAAAAGGCAAGATTGTCATTGTTTGCAGAATAAATCATTATATGTCTGGGAGAAGCAAGAGAATCAACTTAAAAATCTAttaggtaggggctggccccgtggccgagcggttaagttcgcgtgctccgcagcaggcggcccagtgtttcgttggttcgaatcctgggcgcggacatgacactgctcatcaaaccacgctgaggcagcgtcccacatgccacaactagaaggacccacaacgaagaatatgcaactatgtactggggggctttggggagaaaaaggaaaaaataaaatctttaaaaaaaaaaaatctattaggtAAAATGAGAATTGAGTTACATGGTTAGCTACACAATTCACCAAAGTTCGAGGAAGGTACCACCCTCATGGATCACAGAGGTTCCCTGTGTGTAGAATAAGTATGACTTTAGAAGAAGGATACGACCTTAGTGCAGTTCACCGTGCTTTGGAATTTTGcatctttcaaaaaatactaAATCTTTGTGAGAGAAGGAGCCTGCCAAGCAAAGGTTCCTCAGCATGTGCCAAACTGCACCATCAAGTCGATTGTAATGAGCACCCCGGGAACTAATTTTTTCCAAGAgctgggaagaaaacaaaattttagggccctgatagatttttttttcagaccaAATCAGTATTATGGTGCAGTAGACTCTTGTCTCCAAGTGACTGGATGGACAGGCGGTCAGCTCTCCATCCATGTGGCATAGactcctctgcctcttcctttcaATCCATAGGCATCTTTGCCAGAAGTCTGGAAAGTCTCATGTGCTCTCTTTTGCGTGATCAGTTTCTCAGCTGGAAATACCAGAATCCTCCCATTGATAACATGATGTAAGCAAGACTAGTATTCGAAACTATGCCAAAGTAAAGTTCATAACTTCAGATATTTAGATATTAATGAGAATGGCTTGCATTTTGGAAGAAATCAAACATCCCATTTGAATGCTAACCAGGATGTTGATTTTCTTTACACATGGTGTGGCCATTACTATAATGTCTATAAAATCCACTATTTGAAACTGTGTCTATCATTTAGAAAGCACaactttttcagaatattttatacGATTTCATAGGTAACCAAAAAAATCCATGTTAAATTGATTCATTTATCTTCACACTAAGCACATGAGTAAggcattttactttgtttttatcaGATGGGAAAGTTGAGACTTAAAAGGATTAAGGAATTTGCTCATGTTCTCAAAGTAGGTGAAGAACTTAGGTCTCAAgcccagatttctttttaattaaaataaaaaatatatttgactaCATAATCAAACAAAAGTATATTATGTAAGAAAAAAGAGTGTaacaatatatgtaataaaacaaagtaaatggaaaacaaaaaattaaaaataacataatgacaaattttctttaaatattctctcgtttaatacatttaaatgtgGAGAACACTTTTTTGGACCAAAAACAAGTCAAATGTTAGAATAgatcctctcaaaattcatataaaaattgaatgaaaattcGCATATAACTTGTGCGTACTCACAAGGACAGAATTTATCTGAGCACTCATTTTTCAGATATGCAAAGGCCATGAAACTGTCAGTAATTGAAATTCACCCTCCTGTCTGCACTGTTCAAGCTCCCATAATGATTGGTATGATTtctgaattatacatttaaattactatttctgagtttttctgaCATTTTCAATACAGAATGTACCCATTTAAAtatgaacatatatttaaaatttttctccctccttttttctccccaaatccccccagtacatagttgtatattttagttgttggtccttctagttgtggcatgtgggatgctgcctcaacatcgcctaaagagcggtgccatgttctcgccaggatctgaaccctgggccaccaaagcggagcgcgcgaacttgaccactggccacagggccggttcctgaacatatattttaaaagttacttgtAAATCAGTCACTACTTTAACAAACTTCTCTTTACAAACAAAAAGTGCTACAGTTAGAAAATGACTATTAGATCCACTTCTGCTTCAGCAGGAAGATAATATTCCCAATTAATACGATCATCAATCATATAAGAAGATCTAAGAAATTCATTAGGGAAAAAACTcacaaatacaaaaaatttaTAATTCTGAAGATTACAAAACtgtattgaattaaaaaattaaataaatataattattgaattAAAGAAATTTGGTAATAGCCCATTAATATCTGAACTTAAACTTTATTCCAGTGCTACTAATACACCAATACAAGAAGCAGCTAAACGCTTTTACATTAATCATGAATAGCTATCTAAGGCTAtgattcaaattaaaaagaaataaatcttatcAAGCCCAGATCTTTGGATGCCAGACTTGATTTCATATTCCAGTACAATGGTAAAGATGAGTCTTCcacttattctcttttctttatctggctCTGAGACTTCAAAACTGTACTCCTATGACATTAATTCTACTTAAGCCCATGGAGTTATTGGTAAATTTGAATCTGGAATGATaccttattttttctcctcttcagaaCATTTACCGGAAAGGTTGGGATGAAATGAAGATGAGCTGCGATGTGCGGCTGGATGCCATCCctatccaggctgccaaagcctcCAGGGAGATCGCCAGTGACGTAAGTGTGGGCTTGTTTAACTTCTCAGTTTTTTAAGCAAATGCCCTGGGTGCATGAAGTGTACACGCTGTGATCcatctgctttgtttttccatctccagTATAAATACAAGCTTGACCA encodes:
- the LOC124232885 gene encoding nebulin-like; its protein translation is MRVKNAQNLLNERLYRIRPEALKFTSIVDTPEVILAKTNALQISEPLYRDAWDKEKANVNVPADTPLMLQSKINAMQISNKQYQQAWEDVKMTGYDLRADAIGFQHAKASRDIASDYLYKTTYEKQKGHYIGLPSAKEDPKLVWAANVMKMQNDRLYKKVYNDHKAKISIPVDMVSITAAKEGQELASNVDYRQYLHHWSCFPDQNDVIQARKAYDLQSDAIYKADLEWLRGIGWMPEGSPEILRVRNAQKIFLDSIYRTPVVKLKYSSIVDTPEVVLAKANAENISIPKYREVWDRDKTSIHIMPDTPEINLAKVNAVNVSKNIYRKGWDEMKMSCDVRLDAIPIQAAKASREIASDYKYKLDHEKQKGHYVGTRTAKDDNKIRWALIAGKIQNEREYRLPWAKWKTKFQSPADMLSITHSKHSQTLVSDIDYHNYLHQWTCLPDQNDVIQAKKAYELQ